A stretch of the Pseudomonas sp. ACM7 genome encodes the following:
- a CDS encoding S24 family peptidase: protein MKKNKTCGPRFRMLLKELQITTTRFAEFLGISDPQTVHNWYTRGVPDYRMEDVARRLSVNTEWLKTGEGPQDARALHLVDASGNTFDAQSIRGTYRVIDPVDIELPFYKEAATAPGSDKTHVIKDPSESIRLPRSDLDSLEINHADAICARMVGNSMAEKIEDGSIVAIDRGLTQIVDGEIYAIEHDGMLRIKYLSRVPGNAIRMRSHNSSEYPDEVFRPPQIEEQNIRVLGWVFWWSTLNKRRPPVPFL from the coding sequence ATGAAAAAGAACAAAACCTGCGGCCCACGATTCAGAATGCTCCTGAAAGAGCTACAAATCACGACAACGAGATTTGCCGAATTCCTGGGTATTTCCGACCCTCAAACTGTCCATAACTGGTATACCCGCGGAGTTCCTGACTACCGCATGGAAGATGTCGCCAGAAGACTGTCCGTGAACACTGAATGGCTGAAAACCGGCGAAGGACCGCAAGACGCCAGGGCATTGCATCTGGTCGACGCATCCGGCAACACCTTCGACGCCCAGTCAATCCGGGGCACCTATCGGGTCATCGACCCAGTCGATATCGAACTACCCTTTTACAAAGAAGCGGCCACCGCCCCCGGCTCCGACAAAACCCATGTCATCAAAGACCCTAGCGAATCGATCCGCCTGCCGCGCAGCGATCTTGACTCCCTGGAAATCAACCACGCCGATGCCATCTGCGCCCGCATGGTTGGCAACAGCATGGCCGAAAAAATTGAAGATGGCTCCATCGTCGCCATCGACCGCGGGCTCACGCAAATTGTCGACGGAGAGATTTACGCAATCGAGCACGACGGCATGTTGCGCATCAAATACCTGAGCCGGGTACCAGGCAACGCGATACGCATGCGCAGCCACAACAGCTCCGAATATCCGGATGAAGTCTTCAGACCTCCGCAAATCGAAGAACAAAACATAAGGGTTCTGGGATGGGTGTTCTGGTGGTCGACCCTGAATAAACGCAGGCCACCCGTACCTTTTCTGTAA
- the ppa gene encoding inorganic diphosphatase has protein sequence MSYSKIPAGKDLPNDIYVAIEIPANHAPIKYEIDKDSDCLFVDRFMATPMFYPANYGFIPNTLADDGDPLDVLVVTPYPVAPGSVIRARPVGILHMTDDGGGDAKVIAVPHDKLSQLYVDVKEYTDLPPLLLEQIKHFFENYKDLEKGKWVKIEGWGDAEAARTEIMKSVAAYKG, from the coding sequence ATGAGCTACAGCAAGATTCCGGCTGGCAAAGACCTGCCGAACGACATCTACGTCGCGATCGAGATTCCGGCCAACCACGCCCCGATCAAATACGAAATCGACAAAGACAGCGATTGCCTGTTCGTTGACCGTTTCATGGCCACCCCGATGTTCTACCCGGCCAACTACGGTTTCATCCCGAACACCCTGGCTGACGACGGTGACCCCCTCGACGTGCTGGTCGTGACCCCTTACCCGGTTGCTCCAGGTTCGGTCATCCGCGCCCGTCCGGTCGGCATCCTGCACATGACCGACGACGGCGGCGGCGATGCCAAAGTCATCGCAGTCCCACACGACAAGCTGTCCCAGCTGTACGTCGATGTGAAGGAATACACCGATCTGCCACCTCTGCTGCTGGAACAGATCAAGCACTTCTTCGAGAACTACAAAGACCTCGAAAAAGGCAAATGGGTGAAGATCGAAGGTTGGGGCGACGCAGAAGCCGCTCGCACCGAGATCATGAAGTCGGTTGCTGCCTATAAAGGCTGA
- a CDS encoding zinc-dependent peptidase: MWSLSAWRRRRTLAKHPIADDMWQRVRHHLSFLDGLSAAEDRWLREASVLFLQDKHLTALPGVELHQEQRLLLAAQAQLPLLHLGDLNWYQGFHEIVLYPDDFLSPQRHRDASGVEHEWDGEHSGEAWQQGPIILAWPGVMASGGWEGYNLVIHELAHKLDMLNGDANGLPPLHADMRVSDWAKVMQEAYDDLDRQLDRNPDAETTIDPYAAENPAEFFAVTSEYFFSAPDLLHEAYPLVYEQLKLFYRQDPLARLRQLLAEDPVYQAPD, encoded by the coding sequence ATGTGGTCCCTTAGCGCCTGGCGTCGCCGGCGCACCTTGGCCAAACACCCGATTGCCGACGACATGTGGCAGCGGGTGCGTCATCACTTGAGTTTTCTCGATGGCCTCAGCGCCGCTGAAGACCGGTGGCTGCGTGAAGCCAGCGTGCTGTTCCTCCAGGACAAACACCTGACCGCCCTGCCCGGCGTCGAGCTCCACCAGGAGCAACGCCTGCTGCTCGCCGCTCAAGCGCAACTGCCGCTGCTGCACTTGGGCGATCTGAACTGGTATCAGGGTTTCCACGAAATCGTCCTCTATCCCGACGACTTCCTCAGCCCACAGCGCCATCGAGATGCCAGTGGTGTCGAGCACGAATGGGACGGCGAACACAGCGGCGAAGCCTGGCAGCAAGGCCCGATCATCCTCGCTTGGCCTGGCGTGATGGCCAGCGGCGGCTGGGAAGGCTACAACCTGGTGATCCACGAACTCGCGCATAAACTCGACATGCTCAACGGCGACGCCAACGGCCTGCCGCCGCTGCACGCCGACATGCGGGTCAGCGACTGGGCCAAGGTCATGCAAGAAGCCTACGACGACCTTGATCGACAACTGGATCGCAATCCCGACGCTGAAACCACCATCGACCCGTACGCTGCGGAAAACCCGGCTGAGTTCTTCGCGGTCACCAGCGAATACTTCTTCAGCGCCCCGGATTTGCTGCACGAGGCGTATCCTCTGGTGTATGAGCAGCTGAAGCTGTTTTATCGTCAGGACCCTCTGGCCCGGCTGCGGCAACTTCTGGCTGAAGACCCGGTCTATCAGGCACCCGACTAA
- a CDS encoding DedA family protein, which produces MDFNPLDIILHLDVYLDLLVNNYGPWIYAILFLVIFCETGLVVMPFLPGDSLLFIAGAVAAGGGMDPVLLGGLLMLAAILGDSTNYLIGRTAGERLFSNPNSKIFRRDYLQQTHDFYDKHGGKTVTLARFMPIIRTFAPFIAGVAKMPYPRFFAFSVFGTILWVGGLVTLGYFFGNVPFIKKNLSLLVVGIILLSLVPMIIGMIRSRLANAASKAQSR; this is translated from the coding sequence ATGGATTTCAACCCGCTCGACATTATTCTGCATCTCGATGTGTACCTCGATTTGCTGGTAAACAACTACGGGCCATGGATTTACGCCATTTTGTTCCTGGTGATCTTCTGCGAAACCGGCCTGGTCGTGATGCCATTCCTGCCGGGCGACTCCCTGCTTTTCATTGCTGGCGCAGTAGCCGCCGGCGGCGGCATGGACCCGGTGCTGCTGGGTGGCCTGCTGATGCTGGCGGCAATCCTTGGCGACAGCACCAACTACCTGATCGGAAGAACGGCCGGCGAGCGTTTGTTCAGTAACCCGAACTCGAAAATCTTCCGCCGCGACTACCTGCAACAAACCCACGATTTCTACGACAAGCACGGCGGTAAAACGGTGACGCTGGCGCGTTTCATGCCGATCATTCGCACCTTTGCACCGTTTATCGCCGGCGTGGCCAAAATGCCCTACCCGCGTTTCTTCGCCTTCAGTGTTTTTGGCACGATCCTCTGGGTGGGCGGTCTGGTGACCCTCGGTTACTTCTTCGGCAACGTACCGTTCATCAAAAAGAACCTGTCGCTGCTGGTAGTGGGCATCATCCTGCTGTCGCTGGTACCGATGATCATCGGCATGATCCGCAGTCGCCTTGCTAACGCCGCGTCCAAAGCTCAATCGCGCTGA
- a CDS encoding N-acetyltransferase: MRIIQATLEHLDLLTPLFVKYREFYGSLAYPDSSRAFLEKRLRRKESVIYLALADDDSNKLMGFCQLYPSFSSLSLKRVWILNDIYVAEEARRQLVADNLIRTAKKMAKETNAVRMRVSTSSNNEVAQKTYESIGFKEDTEFKNYVLPISDEL, encoded by the coding sequence ATGCGGATTATTCAAGCGACCCTCGAACACCTGGACCTGCTGACCCCGTTGTTCGTCAAATATCGCGAGTTTTATGGCTCCCTGGCCTATCCGGACTCGTCCCGGGCGTTCCTTGAAAAGCGCCTGCGTCGCAAGGAGTCGGTGATCTACCTGGCCCTGGCCGATGACGACAGCAACAAACTGATGGGTTTCTGTCAGTTGTACCCGAGCTTTTCGTCCCTTTCGCTTAAACGCGTGTGGATCCTCAACGACATCTACGTCGCCGAAGAGGCCCGCCGCCAGTTGGTGGCCGACAACCTCATCCGCACCGCGAAGAAAATGGCCAAGGAAACCAACGCTGTACGCATGCGCGTTTCCACCAGCAGCAATAACGAAGTCGCACAGAAAACCTACGAATCCATCGGATTCAAGGAAGACACCGAGTTCAAGAACTACGTGTTGCCGATCAGCGACGAGCTCTGA
- the eutC gene encoding ethanolamine ammonia-lyase subunit EutC, with translation MDKPPVDPQNPLLELRRLTPARIALGKTGTSMPTSAQLDFQYAHAQARDAVHLPFDHAGLSSQLAERGRASLLLHSAATDRNSYLQRPDLGRKLSDESAQTLRDYALANPGGVDLVIVVADGLSALAVHRHTLPFLARMEDQIMNDGWSVSPVILVEQGRVAVADEIGELLGAKMVVILIGERPGLSSPDSLGLYFTYNPKVGLTDAYRNCISNVRLEGLSYGMAAHRLLYLMREACRRQLSGVNLKDEAQVLTLESDAGADMKGNFLLSLPDA, from the coding sequence ATGGATAAACCACCCGTTGATCCACAGAACCCGTTGCTGGAACTGCGTCGCCTGACGCCAGCGCGGATCGCCCTGGGTAAAACCGGCACCAGCATGCCGACCAGCGCGCAGCTGGATTTCCAGTACGCCCACGCTCAGGCCCGGGATGCTGTGCACTTGCCGTTCGACCATGCGGGGCTCAGCTCACAACTGGCCGAACGCGGGCGTGCCAGTTTGCTGCTACACAGCGCCGCTACGGACCGGAACAGTTACTTGCAACGCCCCGATTTGGGGCGAAAGCTGAGTGATGAGTCGGCGCAGACACTGCGCGATTACGCATTGGCCAATCCCGGCGGTGTCGATCTGGTAATTGTCGTTGCCGATGGGTTGTCGGCGCTGGCCGTTCATCGCCATACCCTGCCGTTTCTGGCGCGGATGGAAGACCAGATTATGAATGACGGTTGGTCCGTCTCACCGGTCATTCTGGTGGAACAGGGTCGGGTCGCCGTAGCCGACGAGATCGGCGAACTGCTGGGTGCGAAAATGGTGGTAATCCTGATCGGCGAACGCCCTGGCCTCAGTTCCCCGGACAGCTTGGGGCTGTATTTCACCTACAATCCAAAGGTCGGGCTGACGGATGCCTATCGCAACTGCATTTCCAATGTCCGACTCGAAGGCCTGAGTTACGGCATGGCAGCACACCGTTTGCTGTATTTGATGCGCGAAGCCTGTAGGCGGCAGTTGTCAGGGGTCAATCTGAAGGACGAAGCACAGGTTCTGACACTGGAGTCGGACGCAGGAGCGGACATGAAAGGTAATTTCCTACTGAGTCTGCCGGATGCCTGA
- a CDS encoding ethanolamine ammonia-lyase subunit EutB produces MAAFAHSVGAQTYRFESLKDVMAKASPARSGDFLAGVAALNDGERVAAQMALANIPLSHFLQEVLIPYEADEVTRLIIDTHDKQAFAAVSHLTVGGFRDWLLSDAADEQSLRALAPGLTPEMVAAVSKIMRVQDLVLVAQKIRVVTKFRGTMGLRGRLSTRLQPNHPTDEPAGIAASILDGLLYGNGDAMIGINPATDSIASICAMLEMLDAIIQRYEIPTQACVLTHVTTSIEAINRGVPLDLVFQSIAGTEAANASFGINLNVLQEGYDAGLSLNRGTLGQNLMYFETGQGSALSANAHHGIDQQTCETRAYAVARHFKPFLVNTVVGFIGPEYLYNGKQIIRAGLEDHFCGKLLGVPMGCDICYTNHAEADQDDMDTLLTLLGVAGINFIMGIPGSDDIMLNYQTTSFHDALYARQTLGLKPAPEFEQWLARMGIFTQADGKIHFGDSLPPAFRQAMAQLG; encoded by the coding sequence GTGGCCGCATTTGCCCATTCCGTCGGCGCCCAGACCTATCGCTTCGAGAGCCTCAAGGACGTCATGGCCAAGGCCAGTCCGGCGCGTTCCGGGGACTTTCTGGCCGGCGTCGCCGCCCTCAACGATGGCGAGCGGGTGGCTGCGCAGATGGCCCTCGCCAACATCCCGCTCAGCCACTTCCTGCAAGAAGTACTCATTCCTTACGAAGCCGATGAAGTCACCCGACTGATCATCGACACTCACGACAAACAAGCCTTCGCCGCCGTCAGCCACCTCACTGTCGGCGGCTTTCGCGACTGGCTGCTTAGCGATGCCGCCGACGAACAGAGCCTGCGCGCCCTCGCGCCAGGCCTGACCCCGGAAATGGTCGCCGCCGTGTCGAAAATCATGCGCGTGCAGGACCTGGTGCTGGTGGCGCAAAAAATCCGTGTTGTTACAAAATTCCGCGGCACGATGGGTTTGCGCGGCCGGTTATCCACACGCCTGCAACCCAATCACCCCACCGACGAACCGGCCGGTATCGCCGCGAGCATTCTCGACGGCCTGCTGTACGGTAACGGGGACGCGATGATCGGCATCAACCCGGCCACCGACAGCATCGCCTCGATCTGCGCCATGCTGGAAATGCTCGACGCGATCATCCAGCGCTACGAGATTCCAACCCAGGCCTGCGTGCTGACGCATGTCACCACGTCCATTGAGGCGATCAATCGCGGCGTTCCGCTGGACCTGGTGTTCCAGTCGATCGCCGGCACCGAGGCGGCCAACGCCAGTTTCGGTATCAACCTGAATGTGCTGCAGGAAGGCTATGACGCCGGTTTGAGCCTGAATCGCGGCACGCTGGGCCAGAATCTGATGTATTTCGAGACCGGCCAAGGCAGCGCCCTGTCAGCCAACGCCCACCACGGCATCGATCAACAGACCTGCGAAACCCGCGCCTACGCCGTTGCGCGACATTTCAAACCGTTCCTGGTGAACACCGTCGTAGGATTCATTGGCCCGGAATACCTCTACAACGGTAAACAGATCATCCGCGCTGGCCTCGAAGACCACTTCTGCGGCAAGCTCCTGGGCGTGCCCATGGGTTGCGACATCTGTTACACCAACCACGCCGAAGCCGACCAGGACGATATGGACACCCTGCTGACCCTGTTGGGCGTGGCCGGGATCAACTTCATCATGGGCATCCCCGGCTCCGATGACATCATGCTCAACTATCAGACCACCTCGTTCCACGACGCCCTTTACGCCCGCCAGACGCTGGGCCTGAAACCGGCGCCGGAATTCGAACAATGGCTGGCGAGAATGGGCATTTTCACCCAGGCAGACGGCAAGATTCACTTCGGCGACAGCCTGCCGCCGGCTTTCCGCCAAGCGATGGCGCAACTGGGATGA
- the eat gene encoding ethanolamine permease — MTSTTQLKPTLGTLHLWGIAVGLVISGEYFGWSYGWGTAGTLGFLVTALMVATMYTCFIFSFTELTTAIPHAGGPFAYSRRAFGEKGGLIAGIATLIEFVFAPPAIAMAIGAYLNVQYPELDPKIAAVGAYFVFMGLNILGVSIAATFELVVTVLAVAELLVFMGVVAPGFSFSNFALNGWSGANEFTMGSIPGIFAAIPFAIWFFLAIEGAAMAAEEAKDPKRTIPRAYVSGILTLVFLAIGVMVMAGGVGDWRQLSNINDPLPQAMKAVVGNNSSWMHMLVWIGLFGLVASFHGIILGYSRQFFALARAGYLPRGLAKLSRFQTPHRAILAGGVIGIAAIYSDGLVNLQGMTLTAAMITMSVFGAIVMYIISMLSLFKLRKTEPNLERTFRAPGYPIVPGIALFLAVVCLVAMAWFNTLIGCVFLGFMAVGYLYFQLTAKQRFDAPADAMLEGV, encoded by the coding sequence ATGACTTCTACTACACAGCTCAAACCCACACTCGGCACCCTGCATTTATGGGGCATTGCCGTCGGCCTGGTGATTTCCGGCGAGTACTTCGGCTGGAGTTACGGCTGGGGCACCGCAGGGACCCTGGGTTTCCTCGTCACCGCCCTAATGGTGGCGACGATGTACACCTGTTTCATCTTCAGCTTCACCGAATTGACTACCGCGATTCCCCACGCGGGCGGGCCGTTTGCCTACAGTCGGCGGGCCTTCGGTGAGAAAGGCGGGCTGATCGCCGGCATCGCCACTCTGATCGAATTCGTCTTTGCGCCCCCGGCGATTGCCATGGCCATTGGCGCCTACCTCAACGTGCAATACCCGGAACTGGACCCCAAGATCGCCGCCGTTGGCGCCTATTTCGTGTTCATGGGCTTGAATATCCTCGGCGTCAGCATCGCCGCGACGTTTGAACTGGTTGTCACCGTACTGGCGGTCGCCGAATTGCTGGTGTTCATGGGCGTCGTTGCGCCAGGCTTCAGCTTCAGTAATTTCGCGCTTAACGGCTGGTCGGGCGCCAACGAGTTCACCATGGGCTCGATCCCTGGCATCTTTGCGGCGATCCCCTTTGCGATCTGGTTTTTCCTTGCGATTGAAGGCGCGGCGATGGCGGCCGAAGAAGCCAAGGACCCGAAACGCACGATTCCCAGGGCTTATGTCAGCGGCATTCTGACCCTGGTGTTCCTGGCCATCGGCGTAATGGTGATGGCAGGCGGCGTTGGCGATTGGCGTCAACTGTCGAACATCAACGACCCGTTGCCGCAGGCGATGAAAGCAGTGGTCGGCAACAATTCGAGCTGGATGCACATGCTGGTGTGGATCGGCCTGTTCGGTCTGGTGGCGAGTTTCCACGGGATCATTCTTGGCTACTCGCGGCAGTTCTTTGCGCTGGCCCGGGCCGGTTACCTGCCTCGCGGTCTGGCCAAGCTCTCGCGCTTCCAGACTCCGCACCGGGCGATCCTGGCCGGTGGCGTGATCGGCATCGCGGCGATCTACAGCGACGGCCTGGTCAACCTGCAAGGCATGACCCTGACGGCAGCAATGATCACCATGTCGGTATTCGGTGCCATCGTGATGTACATCATCAGTATGCTGAGCCTGTTCAAACTGCGTAAAACCGAGCCGAACCTTGAGCGCACCTTCCGCGCGCCGGGCTACCCGATCGTGCCGGGGATTGCGCTTTTCCTGGCTGTCGTGTGCCTGGTGGCGATGGCCTGGTTCAACACGCTAATTGGCTGTGTGTTCCTTGGGTTTATGGCTGTCGGTTACTTGTATTTCCAATTGACCGCCAAGCAGCGCTTCGATGCGCCGGCGGACGCGATGCTCGAAGGCGTCTGA